The DNA segment GAGGATCATCTTTCACCAGGATTATCGTAACATCTTCACTGAGCCTTCCCGCACCCCATACCCTCTACCATGAGTCCTGATTTCTGCCAATGAAGTTTCCTGATGCTTTCTTTAATCATGTGACACCGCTTCTTGTCCACCTTTTTTCCCTTACAGTTGCCAAACACATGAGGTGGAGGTTTGTGTCATTTTAAAGTACACAGTTTCCTGCCTGTCCACTTTCACCTGATTCGCACCGCTCCCTTCTGTTCAGCTTGCCTTATCCTGCTTGCTTACGATTTCCATAACCACTCACTTGCACAACGTGTAGCAGCCCTTGCCTGGGGAGGTAGCTAGCATTCCATACAGCGCACTGCCTGACGAGGACAGCAGTGAGGGGGCGAGTTCTGCCGTTGTATTTTCCGATCAGGTTTGCAAGCCCCGTCTTCAACTCTTTGTTCCCTAGCACATTGCCCCCGAATACTCCCACCAGAGTCTTAGTTCCTGTAACGTAGAGCTTCGCCCGTAAGCATGGCAAGAATCAAGTATGTAATATGACTGTTTTAGAGACCTTGCTGGTACAATATTGGTTGTTAGCGCCACTGAGATCGCAGTTCACGAAAAGATCTTAAACTAAGGGAGGAGGAAGCAAGATAGAAGGTAGGATTTAAGTGGAGCCAGCCCTTGTTGTTTGAAGTTTGTAAGTTTCAAAACAGCAAAGTGAAGAGAGTCATGCAGGCCGTGTCTGGAAATTGGCCAGCACGCTGTCCATCTAGGTCCTAGGGAGGCAGGAAAGGGACCTTAAAACCCCATTTTCTAGTCTCATTGTGTCCAAATCTAAGTTGTTAAATATCTTGTTCTAGTAATCGTCTAAAATCTTAGATACGATGTTGGGGAAACGAAAACGTGTGGTGTTGACAATTAAGGACAAGCTTGACATTATTAAGAAACTTGAGGAAGGCATCTCTTTCAAAAAACTTTCTCTGGTGTATGGAATTGGTGAATCCACAGTGcgtgacattaaaaaaaacaaagaaaggataaTAAACTATGCAAACAGTTCAGATCCTACAAGTGGGGTATCCAAACGTAAATCTATGAAATCATCAACATATGAGGAACTCGATAGAGTTATGATAGAGTGGTTTAACCAACAGAAAACAAATGGGATTCCAGTGTCTGGAACGATTTGTGCAAAACAAGCCAAGTTCTTTTTTGACGCCCTGGGGATGGAAGGTGATTTTAATGCGTCATCTGGCTGGCTGACTCGGTTTAAGCAGCGCCATGGTATTCCAAAGGCTGCTggtaaaggaacaaaactgaaagGAGATGAAACTGCTGCCAGTGAGTTTTGTGGTAACTTTCAGGAATTCGTTGAGAGAGAGAATCTACAACCAGAACAAATTTATGGTGCTGATCAAACTGGATTGTTCTGGAAGTGTCTACCGTCAAGGACATTAGCTCTTGAAACTGAGCGGAGTACTTCTGGCTATAGGTCAAGCAGAGAGAGAATCATTATTATGTGTTGTGCAAATGCCACAGGTTTACACAAACTTAATCTCTGTGTTGTGGGGAAAGCAAAAAAACCCCGTGCGTTCAAAGGAGCTGACCTCTCAAACCTTCCTGTCACTTATTTCAGTCAAAAAAGTGCATGGATAGAACAGTCTGTTTTCAGACAGTGGTTTGAAAAGTACTTTGTGCCACAGGTACAGAAGCATTTGAAATCCAAGGGGCTTCTAGAAAAAGCAGTGCTCCTTTTGGATTTTCCCCCAGCACATCCAAATGAAGAACTGTTGAGTTCAGAGGATGGCAGAATAATTGTGAAATATCTACCACCAAATGTCACAAGTCTCATTCAACCTATGAGCCAAGGAGTTCTAGCCACAGTGAAAAGATACTACCGAGCAGGACTTCTCCAGAAGTACATGGATGAAGGAATTGACCCCAAAATGTTCTGGAAGAACTTGACGGTGTTAGATGCAATTTATGAAGTGTCAAGAGCTTGGAGCATGGTAAAATCAAG comes from the Kogia breviceps isolate mKogBre1 chromosome 6, mKogBre1 haplotype 1, whole genome shotgun sequence genome and includes:
- the TIGD2 gene encoding tigger transposable element-derived protein 2, whose translation is MLGKRKRVVLTIKDKLDIIKKLEEGISFKKLSLVYGIGESTVRDIKKNKERIINYANSSDPTSGVSKRKSMKSSTYEELDRVMIEWFNQQKTNGIPVSGTICAKQAKFFFDALGMEGDFNASSGWLTRFKQRHGIPKAAGKGTKLKGDETAASEFCGNFQEFVERENLQPEQIYGADQTGLFWKCLPSRTLALETERSTSGYRSSRERIIIMCCANATGLHKLNLCVVGKAKKPRAFKGADLSNLPVTYFSQKSAWIEQSVFRQWFEKYFVPQVQKHLKSKGLLEKAVLLLDFPPAHPNEELLSSEDGRIIVKYLPPNVTSLIQPMSQGVLATVKRYYRAGLLQKYMDEGIDPKMFWKNLTVLDAIYEVSRAWSMVKSSTITKAWKKLFPGNEEHSGMNIDEGAILAANLATVLQNTEDCEHVNLENIDQWFDPGSNDSNCQVLTDSEGAEDQAKPAEHRPSSKTRKAELNPQRHISHKAALEWTENLLDYLEQQDDMLLSDKLVLRRLRTIIRRKQKVQNNKSH